A genomic window from Motacilla alba alba isolate MOTALB_02 chromosome 6, Motacilla_alba_V1.0_pri, whole genome shotgun sequence includes:
- the LOC119702731 gene encoding serine/threonine-protein phosphatase 2A 55 kDa regulatory subunit B beta isoform-like, whose translation MASFVDVNEEFCHCINTSCNAFFCAQVLELLDLLSTLQCWFISVLFTADIISTVEFNYTGDLLATGDKGGRVVIFQREQETKSRPLSRGEYNVYSTFQSHEPEFDYLKSLEIEEKINKIRWLPQQNAAHFLLSTNDKTIKLWKISERDKRAEGYNLKDEDGRLREPFRVTELRVPTLKPMDLMVEASPRRTFANAHTYHINSISVNSDYATYLSADDLRINLWHLEVTNRSFNIVDIKPANMEELTEVITAAEFHPHHCNVFVYSSSKGTIRLCDMRSSALCDQHSKFFEEPEDPSSRSFFSEIISSISDVKFSHSGRYMMTRDYLSVKVWDLNMENRPVETYQVHEYLRSKLCSLYENDCIFDKFECCWNGSDSTIMTGSYNNFFRTFERNTRRDTTLEASRESSKPRAILKPRKVCTTGKRKKDEITVDSLDFNKKILHTAWHPMENIIAVAATNNLYLFQEKVN comes from the exons ATGGCTTCATTTGTGGATGTAAATGAAGAATTTTGTCATTGCATTAATACGAGTTgtaatgcttttttttgtgCTCAAGTCTTGGAACTGCTTGATTTGCTTTCCACATTACAGTGCtggtttatttctgttctctttacAGCTGATATAATTTCAACAGTTGAATTTAATTACACTGGTGATCTTCTTGCAACAGGAGACAAAGGTGGCAGAGTGGTTATATTTCAAAGGGAACAAGAG ACTAAAAGCCGTCCTCTCTCTCGGGGAGAATACAATGTTTACAGTACCTTCCAGAGTCATGAGCCTGAGTTTGACTACTTGAAAAGTCTagaaattgaggaaaaaattaataaaattaggTGGTTACCACAACAGAATGCTGCTCACTTCCTGCTGTCTACAAATG atAAAACTATTAAACTATGGAAAATAAGTGAAAGGGATAAACGAGCCGAAGGTTATAATTTAAAAGATGAAGATGGAAGACTTAGGGAGCCTTTCCGAGTCACAGAACTACGG GTGCCAACGCTGAAGCCCATGGACCTGATGGTGGAGGCCAGCCCGCGCAGGACCTTCGCCAACGCCCACACCTACCACATCAACTCCATCTCTGTCAACAGTGACTACGCCACGTACCTGTCTGCCGACGACCTCCGCATCAACCTCTGGCACCTGGAGGTCACCAACAGGAGCTTTA ACATCGTGGACATCAAACCAGCCAACATGGAGGAGCTGACGGAGGTGATCACGGCGGCCGAGTTCCACCCGCACCACTGCAACGTGTTCGtgtacagcagcagcaagggcacCATCCGCCTGTGCGACATGCGCTCCTCAGCGCTGTGCGACCAGCACTCCAAGT TTTTTGAGGAACCTGAAGATCCTAGCAGCAgatcatttttttcagaaataatatcCTCGATATCTGATGTGAAATTCAGCCACAGCGGGCGATACATGATGACAAGAGACTACCTGTCTGTCAAGGTGTGGGACCTCAACATGGAGAACCGGCCCGTGGAGACCTACCAG gtgcacGAGTACCTGCGCAGCAAGCTGTGCTCCCTGTACGAGAACGACTGCATCTTCGACAAGTTCGAGTGCTGCTGGAACGGCTCCGACAG TACAATCATGACTGGATCTTACAACAACTTCTTCCGGACGTTTGAGCGGAACACGCGCCGGGACACCACCCTGGAGGCCTCCCGGGAGAGCAGCAAGCCTCGTGCCATCCTCAAGCCGCGCAAAGTGTGCACAACCGGCAAGAGGAAGAAGGACGAGATTACCGTTGACAGTCTGGACTTCAACAAGAAGATTCTGCACACGGCGTGGCACCCCATGGAGAACATCATCGCTGTAGCTGCCACCAATAACTTGTATTTATTCCAGGAAAAGGTTAACTAA